In Deltaproteobacteria bacterium, the genomic stretch GGTCGAATTTCGCAAAAAAATCTGCTAACTCACCGGCGGTTGGAAGTTTGGCTGCTATCGGCTTTTCTGAGCTGGAATTCGCTACCGATTTCTCCGTAACAGGCTTCGCAATATTTACCTCCGCCGATAGGGCCGAAGCAGTATTCCAGTCTTTGACTCCAAAAAGCCTGGAGACGATCTCCAGAGAATGGCCGTGTTTGACCTTCACGCTGTATTTTTCCAGCATGATTTCGCAAAGATGTTTTGCGCGTTCTTTCAATTGTTCTTTTGTTGGTGCTTGCATAGCACAACTCCTTTTATTGGACTGCTGATCTTCTAGTGGTCGCACTAAAGATTCAGTCCTTAAAAAAAGTTGTTATGACTTCTTTTGACGACGGGAAATTCACCTTAGCTTTACAGCCGCGACCGGCAGGTCTTCCCAAACCTGCGATCAGTTATAAATTATTTTAGAAATAGGTCAAACCGTTGAGCATCAAAGCGCTGTAGTCATTTTCGTAGTCAGATAGATTTGTGACTACGCGAGATGACTACAAAGTATTGCAACCAGCGTGTGAGAACGTGATTAAACGTGATTGACGAAAATCGATGCCCGCGAAAGCTTTCTTGCTAAGTTATTAAATGTTTTGGGGTTATCCCAGAAAAACGAAACCCGCTTGTTAGGCGGGTGAAATTGGATGGGGTACATGGACTCGAACCATGGAATGATAGAATCAAAATCTATTGCCTTACCAACTTGGCTATACCCCAATATAAAAATATTGAATACAATACAATCGAATTAAGAATTAAAGAAAAAAATAGAGATTATCAAGTCTTTTCTTTAATTGCTTAAAAACTATTCAGAAATAGTTACGACGATGATACGGTTACCTCGGGCTATACGAAAAGTATTTGATTTTTTATCTAATTTATCAAAAACCTCTTTAGCTGTTGTAACTTCTGTTTTGTTAACATCTAAAATCAAATCTCCTGCTTTTAAACCTGCAAGGTAAGCTAAAGAACCTACCTCGACGCTTAAAATGATAGGTTTAACAACTTCCTCAGGATAGTTCCATTGTTCACGAAGGTTGTCGGTAAGATCCGTAACAACAAATCCCATATTATTTGGAGCTTTCCTAGCTTCTGAGCTTCTTGGGTCCATGGTTTTTTGAGTTAGCTTCATATCGCTGGGTCGTTCGGCAATTTGAACGGTTAAATTAGTTTTTTTACCGCCTCTTAAAACGAGGGCTTTTAATTTATCGCCGATTTGACCATCAGACACGGCATCCATCAAGTCCGTTGAGTTTTTAATTTTTTTTCCATTAAAATTGAGAACGATATCATAGGCCTTAAATCCGGCTTTAGCTGCGGGGCCGCCCCTTTCAACTCCCACGATCACGGCTCCGCTAGAGCCTTCCTCGAGCCCTACATGTTCGGCTGCGTTTGGGTCCAGATCGCCCAATTGAATGCCAATATAGCCTTTTCTGATGGAACCCCTGGATTCTAACTCAGGAATAATTTTTTTAACTTCGTCGATAGGTATGGCAAAACCAATTCCTTGAGCTCTTGCATCAATAGCTTGATTGACGCCGATAACATAACCTTTTGTATTAACTAAAGGTCCACCTGAGTTGCCTGGGTTAATGCTGGCATCGGTTTGAAGGAGGGGAACTTTGTTAATCTCCTCAAGGTCTCTGCCGATGGAAGAGATAATTCCTTTACTCACAGAATGCCCATGACCAAAGGGATTTCCAAAAGCAGCTACCCATTCTCCAACTTCTAAATCTTTACTGCTACCTAGGGAGGCGGCTATTAATTTTTGAGGAACATCAATCTTAATAAGTGCTACATCGATTCGAGCATCAGCTCCGATGATTTTTGCTCTATAAAGTTTTTCAGATTTTTCAGAGAGTTGAACTTCAACTAAATCGGCACCTTGAATGACATGATTATTGGTTAAAATGAGTCCATCTTCTCTGATGATAAATCCAGTTCCAAGGGAAATTTTTTGTGGCTTGTTGGGACGTAGCTGAGGGCGTACACCATAAAATTGCTCGAACATTTCCATCATGGGATCGCGATAGCGTTGGCCTCGGATCAAAGCACTTGAAGAAATATTCACAATGGTTGGATTAATATTTTTAGCAAGTTCAACAAACAAGTTAGAGGGAAGAGGGTCGCTGAGTTTAAGTGGGGGCGGTGGTTTGGAAACAAATTGCGCTTGGATTTCTTGTCCAGAAAAAAAATAAGACAAAAGCCCTATCAATATGAACGGAACAATAAAAAAATGAATAAATTTTTTATAAATTGGCATGGTTCACCTCTGGAAAGCAAAATTACAACATTTTTTTCGTCATAGCAATGCGGAGCTACGATGCGCCAATCTGGTTGTGTTGAGTTTTAAGAGATTACATTTTAAGAAAGTGAACTTGGAGGTCACTCACAAGACTTGTGATTAATTTGTTTTCTTCTTCATTGAGATTGTTTTTGGTTTTTTCTTTTAACATGATCAGCAAATCAATATTAAATTTGGCAATATTTTTATCCTTATGAATTTTACCAGTGTGAGGATCCGGTGCTAGTCCCAAGGACATGGCAGCGCTGGAAGCCATTGACATAATTAAAGTTGAAAAGTTAGCACTTAGGTTTTCCATAGGGTCTCCTTCTTTATAAAGGGCTGTGTCCAATAAGTTTGATGATTCTTTTTGGAATAGAGGGTTGAATTTTATCAAACCATAATAAATTTGATTGAGATGGTGGAATAATAAATAAATGGGTTGTACCGTGGGGAATGGATTGGGGAATTGTTTGAGAATAGCCATTCAGTTTCCATAAAAGTTCACAGTATTTTCTTTTGTCTCCTAGGGTCTCGCAGCTGGATTTATCAGTTCTAAAATAAGTGTCTGGATTGGCTATGGATTTTAGTAGAAACCAGCAAAGAGAATTGAAAAAATAAGTAAAGGGGCCGTGAGTTTTTTTAAAGTAGAGATGAAATAAAAAAATATGATCCAAAAAATGTCCAAACCCTATAAGAGTATTTGCAAGAAGGCTCACCACTCCAAAGGAGAACGTATCCATTCTTTTAATTTGGTTTAAGGATAATAAAATCACGCAACGAAGTTCATCTTGAGTGAGGAGATTAAGAAGTTTTTTTGAAAGGAAAATAGATGGTTGGTTCCAAAATAATCCCAGGGTGAAGGCATTGGCTGATTCAGAGTCATAAATTCTTAATTTGGGAAGAGGAAAATGAAGTTGTTTAACATAAGAAGTTAAAATTTTATTGGCGCCGTAGGGGTCTTGCCCTTCCAGCTCTTTGCTTATAAAATTGTTTTGGAGTTTGTAGTCTCCGTAAATAAAAATTAAAAGGTTAACAGCAATGGAAATAAGAAATCCAAAGATAAGTCCCAGGCGTTCAGCAAAATGATAACCCATTATTAAAATGGATAAACTTGTAAGAAGGATAAATAACCAGACTTTGGTCGAACCTGTAATTGAAAACATACCGAATCTGATTATTGTTAAATATAATAGTTTAAGCAATATTTTTTTATCTGGCGTCAAACGGAATTTCAGTAATAAAACAATGTTTAAGAGGGTAAACTTTTGGAGTTAGGGTTTTACCTAGCGAGGATGGAGTATCAATGGAAGCGGATATTTTTGCATTGAATGCGGCAATCAAACAAGAAAGTCAATTTATCGAAAAGATGAAGACTGAAATAAATAAAGTGATTGTTGGCCAAAGCGACATGATTGATGGTATTTTGATGGGCTTGTTGACGGGGGGGCATATATTGCTCGAAGGTGTTCCTGGATTGGCAAAGACGTTAACCATCTCGTCAGTCGCACAATCGATTTTACTGGGATTTCAAAGAATCCAATTTACACCGGATCTTTTGCCTACAGATTTAATTGGTACTATGATTTTTAATCCTAAGTCTGGAGAATTTGCTCCCAAGAAGGGGCCTGTTTTTACAAATATCGTTCTGGCAGACGAGATCAATCGCGCTCCTGCAAAAGTTCAAAGTGCCTTGTTAGAGGCTATGGCAGAAAAGCAAGTGACCATTGGCGAGCAATCCTATAAATTGGAAAATCCATTTTTAGTTCTAGCAACGCAAAACCCTTTAGAGCAGGAGGGCACTTATCCGTTGCCCGAAGCACAAATGGACCGATTCATGTTTAAGATCAATGTGGTTTATCCATCCAAAGGAGACGAGCTTGAAATTTTAAATCGAATGGGGAAAAATGATAAGCCAAAAATAAATGCCGTTATCAGTAAGGAAGATCTTTTAAGGTCTTGTGAAAAAGCGGATATGATTTATGTAGATCAAAAAATTAAAAATTATATTGTGGATCTGGTCATGTCATCACGCGAACCAAATAAATATGGCTTGAGCCGTATTGCTAATTTAATTCAAGTTGGGGCCTCACCCAGAGCAACGATTAGTCTGTTACGAGCCGCCAAAGCCCATGCTTTCTTAAAAGGGAGAGGCTACGTGACCTCCGAAGATATCAAAGCTATAGGTTATCCAGTGCTTCGCCACCGTTTAATTCTTACCTATGAGGCGGAGGCAGAAAATATAAAAACAGATGATATCATCAAAGATATCTTTACCCAAATTGAAGTGCCTGCATGATTCCAAAGGAAGTTCTAAAAAGAGTGAGGCTTATTGAAATTCAAACCCGAAAAAAAGTAAATAATATTTTTTCGGGGGAGTATCACACTCACTTTAAGGGACAAGGAATGACCTTTTCTGACTTTAGGGAGTATGTTCCTGGAGATGATGTCAGAGTGATCTCGTGGCCGTTAACAGCACGAACCGGAAAAACGTTTATTAAAACTTTCGAAGAAGAACGTGAGTTAACAGTGATTCTGGCCGCAGATATCAGTGGTTCCACGGATTTCGGCTCAGGTCAAAATTTCAAAGGTGAAATCATTATTTATTTAACCGCTTTGTTGGCTTATGCGGCAGAAAAAAATAAGGATCAAGTGGGACTAGTTCTTTTTTCGGATCATGTTGAGCATTTTATCCCCCCCAAGAAAGGGCGGGGGCATCTGCAAAGAATGCTGAGGGATTTACTTTATCTCAAGCCAAAGCATCAAAAAACAAAAATTTCTTCTTGTTCCGATTTTTTACAAGGTTTTTTAAAGAAAAAAGCGACAATTTTTTTGATGAGCGATTTTATGGATCAGGGTTACGATCAAAGCTTAAGGTTTTTAGCAAAAAAACATGAGCTTGTTGCCTGTGTGATTCAAGACCCTTTAGAAAATGAGATTCCAGATTTAGGTATGATTCAACTACAAGACCCTGAAACGGGAGAGATTAAATTAGTCGATACCTCTTCGAGGGCTTTTCAAGAGACGATGCGTAAAAACTTTTTTTTGCAAAATGAAGCTCGCGATATTTTTCTTAAAAAATCTCAAATTGCTAGAGTCAATATTTCTACCAAAGGCGATTACGTCCAACCTTTGTTAGAGTACTTTCGAAGAAAGAAATGATGATGGATTTGCATTGTGAGTACATTTTTCCTTTATCAAAAAACAGAGAGATAACGGTGGGGGACGTTTTTTATGCGACTTGTTCTTCGCCGCCAGACGTTGCCATCGTGAAATCGAATTCTATTTCAAATTTTAAAATCCTAAAACTAAATGAGAATCAAAAATATACCTTAAAACTGATCTCTACGGAGAATCAAGATAACAAATGGGTGTTTAAATTTACATCCTATCAAGTGGGGCCAGTCAGCTTTCCCGAACTGGCGTTGGAAAAAGACAAAGAGGTCTACAATTTGGGATCCCTGGAGTTTAAAGTAAACTCCATACTCAATCCTCAGGAAAAAACGGAGCCCTTTGGTCCTTTTTCTGGAATCAAAATGGAGATACCTCTCTTGTATTGGACCTTGCTAGTGATTTTAATTTTTTCAATGGTTTCTGGGATTTCTTCTTATTTTATTTTAAAGTGGAAAAGGAAAAAACTGTTAGAAAAACTCGAAGACTACGAA encodes the following:
- a CDS encoding trypsin-like peptidase domain-containing protein, with translation MPIYKKFIHFFIVPFILIGLLSYFFSGQEIQAQFVSKPPPPLKLSDPLPSNLFVELAKNINPTIVNISSSALIRGQRYRDPMMEMFEQFYGVRPQLRPNKPQKISLGTGFIIREDGLILTNNHVIQGADLVEVQLSEKSEKLYRAKIIGADARIDVALIKIDVPQKLIAASLGSSKDLEVGEWVAAFGNPFGHGHSVSKGIISSIGRDLEEINKVPLLQTDASINPGNSGGPLVNTKGYVIGVNQAIDARAQGIGFAIPIDEVKKIIPELESRGSIRKGYIGIQLGDLDPNAAEHVGLEEGSSGAVIVGVERGGPAAKAGFKAYDIVLNFNGKKIKNSTDLMDAVSDGQIGDKLKALVLRGGKKTNLTVQIAERPSDMKLTQKTMDPRSSEARKAPNNMGFVVTDLTDNLREQWNYPEEVVKPIILSVEVGSLAYLAGLKAGDLILDVNKTEVTTAKEVFDKLDKKSNTFRIARGNRIIVVTISE
- a CDS encoding DUF1844 domain-containing protein; translated protein: MENLSANFSTLIMSMASSAAMSLGLAPDPHTGKIHKDKNIAKFNIDLLIMLKEKTKNNLNEEENKLITSLVSDLQVHFLKM
- a CDS encoding M48 family metalloprotease, with protein sequence MFSITGSTKVWLFILLTSLSILIMGYHFAERLGLIFGFLISIAVNLLIFIYGDYKLQNNFISKELEGQDPYGANKILTSYVKQLHFPLPKLRIYDSESANAFTLGLFWNQPSIFLSKKLLNLLTQDELRCVILLSLNQIKRMDTFSFGVVSLLANTLIGFGHFLDHIFLFHLYFKKTHGPFTYFFNSLCWFLLKSIANPDTYFRTDKSSCETLGDKRKYCELLWKLNGYSQTIPQSIPHGTTHLFIIPPSQSNLLWFDKIQPSIPKRIIKLIGHSPL
- a CDS encoding MoxR family ATPase; the encoded protein is MEADIFALNAAIKQESQFIEKMKTEINKVIVGQSDMIDGILMGLLTGGHILLEGVPGLAKTLTISSVAQSILLGFQRIQFTPDLLPTDLIGTMIFNPKSGEFAPKKGPVFTNIVLADEINRAPAKVQSALLEAMAEKQVTIGEQSYKLENPFLVLATQNPLEQEGTYPLPEAQMDRFMFKINVVYPSKGDELEILNRMGKNDKPKINAVISKEDLLRSCEKADMIYVDQKIKNYIVDLVMSSREPNKYGLSRIANLIQVGASPRATISLLRAAKAHAFLKGRGYVTSEDIKAIGYPVLRHRLILTYEAEAENIKTDDIIKDIFTQIEVPA
- a CDS encoding DUF58 domain-containing protein, with the protein product MIPKEVLKRVRLIEIQTRKKVNNIFSGEYHTHFKGQGMTFSDFREYVPGDDVRVISWPLTARTGKTFIKTFEEERELTVILAADISGSTDFGSGQNFKGEIIIYLTALLAYAAEKNKDQVGLVLFSDHVEHFIPPKKGRGHLQRMLRDLLYLKPKHQKTKISSCSDFLQGFLKKKATIFLMSDFMDQGYDQSLRFLAKKHELVACVIQDPLENEIPDLGMIQLQDPETGEIKLVDTSSRAFQETMRKNFFLQNEARDIFLKKSQIARVNISTKGDYVQPLLEYFRRKK